The window AGGCGCTGTTTTTCAATCTCAGGCGTCTGCGCGCCAAGCTCTGGCGCAGCAACGAGAACATGGGCGATAGCGCGATCCATCAGGAGATAGCGCTGGCCGTTGGCGTCAACGTCAAGGATGTTGCCGTCATGGATGCGCGCCTGTCGGGATCCGATACATCGCTCAATGCGCCGGTATCTGACTCTGAATCGCCGGGCTCGGACCGGATCGAGTTCCTCAAGAGCGAGGACCCGCTTCCCGATGAACAGGTCAGCATCATGATCGATCAGGAACGCCGGTCGGAGTGGATCAAATCTGCGCTTGATAAACTCAACCCGCGCGAAATGAAGATCATCAAAGAGCGCCGGCTCAGCGAGAACGGGGCGACCCTGGAAGCGCTTGGGACAAGTCTCGGCATTTCCAAGGAACGCGTGCGCCAGATAGAGAACCGTGCGCTGGAGAAGCTCAAGGTTGCTCTTGAGAAGGATTCCCCGGCCATCACCAGCATGTAGACCGGAACCGCCCTACCGGTCGGTCACGATCTTGACATCCTGGCCGACCGACAAGCTGCTGCCCCGTGGCAGTGCATTGAGCAATCTGAACAGTTCCAGGCGCCGATTGGTGCCGCGCATTTTTCCGGCAAGGCTCGTGACGGTATCGCCCGCTTTGACGGTTTCCGTGCGAATGCGCAGCGGTTTCAAAGCGGCAACCTCCGCCAAGGACAGTTTGCGGAACGAATCGCGCACAAGCCGGGCTGTGGTTTCAAGGGATCTGCTCCCCTTCGGCGCAGCGGTCAAAAGCCGATAGATACGGTTTTTGACACGAATAACCGTGACATCGAAATCCCACTTGTCCGCCGAAGCGCGCGCCGTTGCGGCGTCGAGGCCGTTGATTTTCGCCGAACGTACGGTTGAAGGAATAAGCCCGCTCACCCAGCCGCTTGTGATGTAGTTGGTCAGTGCGGTGCGCCGGCGGTCCGTGACACCGTCGAACCGGATGGCCACATCGCCGGGACCGGTGGCCAGGACGGCCTGCGCGGTGTTGTCGATCTGGAAGCCTTCCGGCACGCTGAAGCGGATGCCGAGATTTGGATGCAGGAAGGTCAGGCCTCTGACATAGCCTTCATTCGGGCTATCCCCGTAAAGCAGCCCGTTGATGCCTTTCAGATACATGTCGCGGTCGCGCGTGCCTGTTCCCGGCGGCCCGAACGCACGGGCATGTCGATTTGCCAGCTCAAGCCTTTTTGGGGCATCGGGGTGGGTGGACAGAAAGTCCAGGCTCTGGTCCGAGGCGTCGGCGTCTCCGGCCCGGAAACGGCTGTAGGCTTCCATGGATTGCAGGAACCGGGCGGCGGCGTAGGGATCAAAGCCGGCTTCACCAAGCATGCGCACGCCAATGACGTCGGCCTGCAATTCCTGTTGGCGGGAGAAAGCGGCAAGGCGCAGTTTGCTGCGGGCCGTCACCTGACGCCCGTCGATCTCATCCGACAGGATTTCGTTGGCAACGCGGCCGGCAATCGCCTCGGCTTCCTCGGCACGTTGCCTTTGCAGGCCGTGATTGGCCGTAACATGGGCCATTTCATGCGCTATGACCGCCGCGACCTCGGAGGAATCATTGGCGAGCGCCAGCAGGCCGCGTGTCACATAGAGGTATCCGCCCGGCAAGGCGAAGGCATTGACCGATGGCGAGTTGAGGATCGTGATGCGGTAGGTCTGTTTCGGGTTTTCCGAAGCCAGTGTCAGCGCGCCGACGATGCGGGCAAGCAGCCGCTCGACCTGGGGATCGCTGTATTCACCGCCATAACTTGCCACAATCCGGGGATGTTCGCGGGCGCCAAGGCGGGCACGCGGATCGTTCTTTTCCAGACGGCCGACCGTTTGCGGGTTGTCGGAAGGACCCACCGGGGAGGAATAGGTTTCATTGAGAAGCGATTGGCAGCCGGCCAGCAACAGGCACAGCCCGGCGATGCAGGCGGCCCGCACTGCAAGCCGCCCACGCGACTGGCGCCTCGGCGTTGTGCTCGAAGATCCTTCTATTTGAGACAGGTATGCGATCGGATCAGCGCCTCATGGGTTCATGGAGCATAACCAATGCCCCAATTTGAATGCTGGTGCCATAGTGTCGATACCATCATTCTCCGTGGCCAAGATAGTCGGACAGTCCGGGAATGTCCTTGCGCTTGAAAAAACCTTCCGCCGGGCCCGCCGCAACGGATTTGCCTGCGTCCAGAAATATGATTTCATCTGCAATGTCGGCCGCCTCTTGCGGCTGGTGGGTAACAATCAAAACGGTCATCCCGGTTTCGATCTGCAATTGTTTCACCAATAGCAGCATATCGCGGCGTAATCGAGGCCCGAGCGCGGCAAAAGGTTCGTCCAGCAGGAGCACAGGCCGACGCCTGACGAGCGCCCGCGCAATGGCGACCCGCTGGCGTTCTCCGCCGGACAAGGTGCCGGGCATGCGCCGTTCGAAACCGGTCAGTCCGACACGCTCCAGCGCAGCGGAGACGGTTGCCAGATCACCCGTGTCAGCCGATAGCCGCGGTCTGATCCCCAAAAGGACATTGGTGGCGATATCGAGGTGGGAAAAAAGGTTGTTTTCCTGAAAGACCATCGAGACGGGACGGTCCGCCGGATCGGTTTTCGACATATCGGCTTCGCCGATGCGTATCGCGCCTTCTTCAATACGCTCAAAACCGGCAATGAGATTGAGAAGCGTTGTCTTGCCGGCGCCGGACGGCCCTATGAGCGCGGCAATTTTTCCAGGCGCGATGTCGGCGTCGAAAACCATGCGATGTCCGTCGCGTTCCAGCGTTGCTGCCTTCAGGGATACGGACTGCCCGATCATAGTTCGGACCCGTGGCTGTTCGTGCGCCCGCGGTCTGCAAGGATCATGAGGACAAGGCACACAAGACCGAGCAGGAGCGCCAGCCCCGCCGCATCGCTTGTGCGGTAGCTGCCCATACGCTGGAGCAAAAGATAGGGAAGGGTAATGACATCCTGGCTGCCGAACAGCGCGATCGCTCCCAGATCGCCGAGCGACAGGGCCATGGCGAAGGCCATTGCCAGAAGCAGAGATCGGCGCAGGCCCGGCCAGTCGACAAGAACGAGACGGTTGATCCCGGCAATACCGAGTGATTGCACCAGTTTTGCGGTACGCGCCATATGTGTGGTGTGAGCGGGTTCAAGCACCCGCATGACAAATGGCAGGGCCATGAGGGCATTGACGGCAATGACAATCACCGGCGCCATCGCAAAGACATCGACATGGCTGCGCAACAGGACAAACCAGCCGGCGCCCAGAACGATCGGCGGAACAAGAAGAACAAGGCTGGATGCACCGGTTGTTGAAAAACGGAACAGGCGCGCCCAGGCATGCCGGGATGCAAATGGCAGCGCCGCATAGCGCGCCCGTATCAGGCAAAGGCCCATGGT is drawn from Hoeflea prorocentri and contains these coding sequences:
- a CDS encoding RNA polymerase factor sigma-32 — translated: MSGVRAGNDMIKAAMAAPYLDREEEHELAVSWKEHKDQEALHKIATAHMRLVISMAAKFRNFGLPMNDLIQEGHVGLLEAAARFEPERDVRFSTYATWWIRASIQDYILRNWSIVRGGTSSAQKALFFNLRRLRAKLWRSNENMGDSAIHQEIALAVGVNVKDVAVMDARLSGSDTSLNAPVSDSESPGSDRIEFLKSEDPLPDEQVSIMIDQERRSEWIKSALDKLNPREMKIIKERRLSENGATLEALGTSLGISKERVRQIENRALEKLKVALEKDSPAITSM
- a CDS encoding M48 family metalloprotease; this encodes MEGSSSTTPRRQSRGRLAVRAACIAGLCLLLAGCQSLLNETYSSPVGPSDNPQTVGRLEKNDPRARLGAREHPRIVASYGGEYSDPQVERLLARIVGALTLASENPKQTYRITILNSPSVNAFALPGGYLYVTRGLLALANDSSEVAAVIAHEMAHVTANHGLQRQRAEEAEAIAGRVANEILSDEIDGRQVTARSKLRLAAFSRQQELQADVIGVRMLGEAGFDPYAAARFLQSMEAYSRFRAGDADASDQSLDFLSTHPDAPKRLELANRHARAFGPPGTGTRDRDMYLKGINGLLYGDSPNEGYVRGLTFLHPNLGIRFSVPEGFQIDNTAQAVLATGPGDVAIRFDGVTDRRRTALTNYITSGWVSGLIPSTVRSAKINGLDAATARASADKWDFDVTVIRVKNRIYRLLTAAPKGSRSLETTARLVRDSFRKLSLAEVAALKPLRIRTETVKAGDTVTSLAGKMRGTNRRLELFRLLNALPRGSSLSVGQDVKIVTDR
- a CDS encoding ATP-binding cassette domain-containing protein, which produces MIGQSVSLKAATLERDGHRMVFDADIAPGKIAALIGPSGAGKTTLLNLIAGFERIEEGAIRIGEADMSKTDPADRPVSMVFQENNLFSHLDIATNVLLGIRPRLSADTGDLATVSAALERVGLTGFERRMPGTLSGGERQRVAIARALVRRRPVLLLDEPFAALGPRLRRDMLLLVKQLQIETGMTVLIVTHQPQEAADIADEIIFLDAGKSVAAGPAEGFFKRKDIPGLSDYLGHGE